The Paenibacillus sophorae genome has a segment encoding these proteins:
- a CDS encoding response regulator produces MKALLVDDEFNVRDVIRYLGQWDQLGVTEIWEAGNGEEAQTIIERERPEIIFADIKMPKVTGIQLLEWLNQQAYTGKVIIVSGYDDYSYMRKAIQCSSFDYLLKPVEADALNTVLESAIFAWKREEAERRSDSVVAQEAERLRRNRLITAACEEEPWNGEDLAGYLPKADAYDLTLVYFYHTHSADTYINLLAEEMMSQEWGNAFVPQNDDCIGLVISSRGSKLSIEQWISNHFDIPVRLVSGGPLTSLQDLPSAYQSAKKAMELQNFRTIHRLSDLDDARRMDDIVSYLEEHYTEELSLDKLANRFFLSREHICRRFKQEQGINLSNYLIQLRIEQARRWLSQTEERIYSIAVNLGYQNEKYFSKLFKKEVGMTPAQYRGLYGNQNKRKGGEICEKSYENNVDRDDGRIACGVRGKE; encoded by the coding sequence ATGAAAGCTCTTCTTGTGGATGATGAGTTCAATGTGCGTGATGTGATTCGGTATTTGGGACAATGGGATCAACTGGGCGTGACGGAAATTTGGGAAGCCGGCAACGGGGAAGAGGCCCAAACCATTATTGAAAGGGAGCGGCCCGAAATTATATTTGCCGACATCAAAATGCCCAAAGTCACCGGTATACAGCTTTTGGAGTGGCTAAACCAGCAAGCTTATACCGGAAAAGTAATTATTGTCTCGGGGTATGATGACTATTCTTATATGCGCAAAGCCATACAATGCTCCAGCTTTGATTATTTATTGAAGCCTGTTGAAGCAGATGCCTTAAATACGGTCTTGGAGAGCGCCATATTTGCCTGGAAACGTGAGGAAGCCGAACGGCGAAGCGACTCCGTCGTTGCCCAAGAGGCCGAAAGGCTGCGCAGGAACCGGTTAATTACGGCAGCCTGTGAAGAAGAGCCTTGGAATGGGGAGGATCTGGCGGGGTACCTTCCGAAGGCGGATGCCTATGATCTGACCCTGGTCTATTTTTACCATACTCACAGCGCCGATACTTACATCAATCTGCTCGCTGAGGAGATGATGAGTCAGGAGTGGGGCAATGCGTTTGTTCCGCAAAACGATGATTGCATAGGTCTTGTGATCAGCTCGCGCGGCAGCAAGCTCTCTATAGAGCAATGGATTTCAAACCACTTTGATATTCCGGTACGGCTGGTTAGCGGCGGCCCGTTAACATCCTTACAAGATCTGCCGAGTGCTTATCAATCGGCCAAAAAAGCGATGGAGCTGCAGAATTTCAGGACCATTCATCGTCTAAGCGATTTAGATGACGCACGGCGGATGGATGACATCGTCTCCTATTTGGAGGAGCACTATACAGAGGAACTTTCTTTGGATAAGTTAGCCAATCGTTTCTTTCTAAGCCGGGAGCATATTTGCCGCCGGTTTAAACAAGAGCAGGGGATCAACCTATCCAATTATTTAATTCAATTAAGAATTGAACAAGCCAGACGATGGCTTAGTCAAACGGAAGAAAGAATTTACTCGATTGCAGTGAACCTGGGGTATCAAAATGAAAAGTATTTTTCAAAATTATTCAAGAAAGAAGTGGGTATGACGCCGGCCCAATACCGCGGTCTTTACGGAAACCAAAATAAAAGGAAAGGAGGGGAGATTTGTGAAAAAAGCTATGAAAATAATGTTGACAGGGATGATGGTCGTATCGCTTGCGGCGTGCGGGGAAAAGAATGA
- a CDS encoding ABC transporter substrate-binding protein, translated as MKKAMKIMLTGMMVVSLAACGEKNEEGQTSQTKVHKIVLSVLNPKVEIATQFEQLVKEYEKEYPDVDIQIRTVGGGADDRAMLMTQFAAGKGPDIYTNGGYEEAKLWKEYLEDLSDQPWIRNAYNYALEPMEMDGKIYGMPMNVEGYGFIYNKDLFAKAGIRETPRTLSELKDVSEKLRAMNITPFSIGYAEKWILGVIMLNIAFAQQDNPDAFIKGLTDGTQKFEGNEPFTGLLQLLDLTVQYGSKNPLTIDYNTAVTGFATGKTAMIQQGNWVQPMLDKISPNMNIGFFPMPISDNAAKNDALAIGIPNNWVVNEKTTDVKKAEAKKFLNWMVSSEQGKRFMTEQFKFIPAFSNIEIKNPDPLAADIIKYVKIGKTLSWNWFKYPAGVSDEFGPAMQAYINKQMNRDELLQEFQKSWNRYSEK; from the coding sequence GTGAAAAAAGCTATGAAAATAATGTTGACAGGGATGATGGTCGTATCGCTTGCGGCGTGCGGGGAAAAGAATGAGGAAGGGCAAACCAGTCAAACAAAAGTTCATAAGATCGTTTTGAGCGTATTAAATCCCAAGGTGGAGATTGCCACCCAGTTTGAGCAGCTGGTGAAAGAATACGAGAAGGAATACCCGGATGTGGATATTCAAATTCGGACGGTCGGCGGGGGCGCTGATGATCGTGCGATGCTGATGACCCAATTTGCTGCCGGGAAAGGTCCGGATATTTATACGAACGGCGGATATGAGGAAGCCAAACTATGGAAAGAGTACTTGGAGGATTTGTCCGATCAGCCTTGGATCCGAAATGCGTATAATTACGCGTTGGAACCGATGGAAATGGACGGTAAAATCTACGGCATGCCGATGAATGTGGAGGGCTACGGTTTTATTTACAATAAAGATTTGTTTGCGAAAGCGGGTATTAGGGAAACACCGAGAACACTGAGCGAATTGAAAGATGTTTCAGAAAAACTTAGGGCCATGAATATCACTCCTTTCTCGATCGGGTACGCGGAAAAATGGATCCTTGGTGTGATTATGTTAAACATCGCATTTGCGCAACAGGACAACCCTGATGCTTTTATTAAGGGATTGACGGACGGAACACAAAAGTTTGAAGGAAACGAACCATTTACAGGGCTGCTCCAACTGCTTGATCTAACCGTACAATATGGCAGCAAGAATCCGCTGACTATAGACTACAATACGGCAGTCACCGGCTTTGCAACGGGTAAAACAGCGATGATCCAACAAGGAAACTGGGTACAGCCGATGTTGGACAAGATCTCACCGAACATGAACATAGGATTCTTCCCGATGCCGATCAGCGACAATGCGGCGAAAAACGATGCACTCGCGATCGGTATTCCCAACAATTGGGTCGTAAACGAAAAAACAACCGATGTGAAGAAAGCGGAGGCTAAAAAGTTCTTAAACTGGATGGTTTCTTCGGAACAAGGCAAAAGATTTATGACCGAACAATTTAAGTTTATTCCCGCCTTTTCCAATATAGAGATCAAAAATCCGGATCCCCTTGCCGCTGATATTATCAAATACGTAAAGATAGGCAAAACATTATCATGGAACTGGTTCAAATACCCTGCCGGAGTGAGTGATGAGTTTGGGCCTGCCATGCAAGCTTATATCAATAAACAAATGAACAGGGATGAGCTTCTGCAGGAATTCCAAAAATCGTGGAACAGGTATTCGGAAAAATAA
- a CDS encoding glycoside hydrolase family 31 protein: MKRKRTKKAVTALLATAVLLSGNAVSQLYLAQPAFADDLVFPVEAFRPTPDRPLDKNQLQQPMTVQSFEQLDNGVKLNLGEQEAYVRMLTSDVAKVSLLNKGDKEYTSVGIAKTDWPAPKFKVKEDDKGIVITTDSLTVDIKKSPFGIKYMDKDGNVINEDGEQGIGYENGKPYVFKKTDNNENFYGLGEKTDGLNKRGKEEGIWHQDPFPYESKYIYQSVPFFIGLKDKKAYGILFDNTYRTYYNFAKESDDYYYFYADGGKLTYYFFNGPQIKDVVDRYTDLTGKIPLPPEWSLGFHQSSWAYSQNDMEEVAAGYREKKIPADGLFFDIEYMDDYKAFTWGKKVPDPAGLGKRMEEMGFHQVNIFDPAIRALPGYSVYDEGTAKDLWVKNPDGTDFLGKLWPWDPSAPPSSVYPNFLKKETRDWWSKQYKPFFDTGIDGIWNDVNEPVSFIAKDHWTLPLDAVFEDDNGVKHTHEEIHNTYAHMEEEASYNAFKYLKPNVRPFVLTRAGYTGTQRYAATWTGDNHSTWEHLRMSIPMNANVGLAGHPFVGNDIGGFTKNKQLGEICTPELFARWLELGAFLPFSRDHYNNDGDSPSVKQNINRQEPWQFGKEVEDISRKYISMRYELMPYLQNAFKQAHETGNLIQQPLVFQFQDDPNTYNNEDQFMFGDSLMIAPVVEKGATSRSVYLPAGVKWIDYWTGEEFEGGQTITKQADLGTLPIYVKQNSVIPSREVQQYAGEKKLTNLILDTYLNGNASYSYYQDDATTEDYTRGEFNVTDFHVENKGNHVEFEQDKKVQNYASDIQSYTLKLHNAVEPKKVQAANNKYAEAGSMEEMNGQERAYYFDANEHVLYVKIPVNEKQKVKIQTQDDVDGSK; the protein is encoded by the coding sequence ATGAAACGAAAAAGAACGAAAAAAGCGGTAACCGCATTATTAGCAACTGCTGTTCTACTTTCAGGCAATGCCGTTTCACAGCTCTATCTCGCTCAACCTGCATTTGCGGATGATTTGGTTTTCCCGGTAGAAGCATTTAGACCAACTCCTGACAGGCCTCTTGACAAAAACCAACTGCAACAACCAATGACGGTGCAAAGCTTCGAGCAGCTGGACAATGGCGTAAAGCTTAATTTAGGCGAGCAGGAAGCTTACGTACGGATGCTTACATCCGATGTGGCTAAAGTATCGCTCTTGAACAAAGGCGACAAAGAATACACCTCTGTGGGGATCGCCAAAACGGATTGGCCCGCTCCTAAATTCAAAGTGAAGGAAGACGATAAGGGAATCGTTATTACAACCGACAGCTTGACCGTGGACATCAAGAAAAGCCCGTTTGGAATCAAATATATGGATAAAGACGGAAACGTCATTAACGAGGATGGGGAGCAAGGGATAGGTTACGAAAACGGGAAGCCTTACGTGTTCAAAAAGACCGATAACAACGAGAATTTCTACGGTTTGGGCGAGAAAACCGACGGGTTGAACAAACGCGGCAAGGAAGAAGGCATATGGCATCAGGACCCGTTTCCGTATGAGTCGAAATACATTTACCAATCCGTTCCGTTCTTTATCGGGTTGAAAGATAAAAAGGCGTACGGCATTTTATTCGATAATACGTATCGCACTTATTATAACTTTGCGAAGGAAAGTGACGATTACTATTACTTCTACGCCGACGGCGGCAAACTGACCTATTATTTCTTCAATGGACCGCAGATTAAAGACGTCGTAGACCGTTATACCGATTTGACCGGTAAAATCCCCCTGCCGCCTGAATGGTCTTTGGGCTTCCATCAATCGAGCTGGGCTTATTCCCAAAACGACATGGAGGAAGTAGCCGCAGGGTACCGTGAAAAGAAAATTCCGGCGGATGGATTGTTTTTTGACATCGAATATATGGACGACTATAAAGCCTTTACTTGGGGGAAGAAAGTTCCCGACCCTGCAGGGCTGGGCAAGCGTATGGAAGAGATGGGCTTCCATCAAGTGAATATCTTCGATCCGGCGATCAGGGCTTTGCCAGGCTACAGTGTCTATGATGAAGGGACCGCGAAGGACCTCTGGGTTAAAAATCCCGATGGAACCGACTTCCTTGGCAAGCTTTGGCCTTGGGACCCGTCTGCTCCGCCTTCCTCCGTGTATCCAAATTTCCTGAAAAAGGAAACTCGCGACTGGTGGTCCAAGCAGTACAAACCGTTTTTTGACACAGGCATAGACGGCATTTGGAACGACGTGAACGAACCGGTCAGTTTTATAGCCAAAGACCACTGGACGCTGCCGCTTGACGCTGTCTTTGAAGATGACAACGGCGTTAAGCATACGCATGAAGAGATTCACAATACGTATGCGCATATGGAGGAGGAAGCGTCTTACAACGCATTCAAATACCTCAAACCGAACGTCCGTCCGTTTGTGTTGACTCGTGCCGGATATACGGGAACGCAGCGTTACGCTGCAACCTGGACCGGTGATAACCACAGCACTTGGGAACATCTCAGAATGTCGATTCCAATGAATGCGAATGTCGGATTGGCTGGTCACCCGTTTGTCGGCAATGACATCGGCGGATTCACCAAAAATAAACAATTGGGCGAAATATGCACACCGGAATTGTTTGCACGCTGGCTTGAGCTTGGCGCCTTCCTGCCGTTCTCTCGGGACCACTACAATAATGACGGTGACAGCCCATCGGTTAAGCAAAACATTAATAGACAAGAACCGTGGCAATTCGGTAAGGAAGTTGAGGATATCAGCCGTAAGTATATTTCCATGCGGTATGAATTGATGCCTTATCTGCAAAACGCGTTCAAACAAGCGCATGAAACCGGAAATCTGATTCAGCAGCCGCTCGTATTCCAGTTCCAGGATGACCCGAACACCTATAATAACGAAGATCAATTCATGTTCGGCGATTCTCTGATGATTGCACCGGTTGTGGAGAAGGGCGCAACGTCACGCAGCGTGTATCTGCCAGCCGGCGTAAAATGGATCGACTACTGGACCGGCGAAGAGTTTGAGGGCGGCCAAACGATCACAAAACAAGCTGATCTCGGCACGCTTCCGATTTACGTGAAGCAAAACTCAGTAATCCCGAGCCGTGAAGTCCAGCAGTATGCCGGCGAGAAAAAGCTGACGAATCTGATTCTCGACACCTATCTTAACGGCAATGCTTCCTACAGCTACTATCAGGATGATGCGACTACAGAGGATTACACGAGAGGCGAATTCAACGTAACCGACTTCCATGTGGAAAACAAAGGAAACCACGTCGAATTCGAACAGGACAAAAAAGTTCAGAATTACGCTTCCGACATTCAGTCCTACACGCTGAAGCTTCATAATGCTGTAGAACCGAAGAAAGTACAAGCCGCTAACAACAAGTATGCCGAAGCAGGCAGCATGGAAGAAATGAATGGGCAAGAAAGAGCTTACTACTTCGATGCGAATGAACATGTGCTGTATGTCAAAATTCCGGTAAACGAGAAACAGAAAGTGAAGATTCAAACACAAGACGATGTAGATGGAAGCAAATAA
- a CDS encoding glycoside hydrolase family 31 protein yields the protein MKPKKKWVPLILAGAVLLSGNALSQLYSPQTAYAEVQQPAPDTPLDKNKLQQPMAVQSVRQLDNGVKLDLGEEEAYIRLLTSDMAKVSILNKGEEEFVSPGIAKTDWGAPKFKVKEDDKRIVITTDSLTVDINKSPFGIKYLDKNGNVINEDDIKGSGYEDGKPYVFKKTDKTENFYGFGEQTGGLNKRGYDIGMWNTDAYSYTKETKYVYATIPFFIGLKDQKAYGLFFDNTYRSHFNMAKESDDYYYYYADGGKLTYYFINGPEIKDVVDRYTNLTGKINLPPEWSLGFQQSKWGYWQDDIVRVAKTFREKQIPADAMYADIDYMNEYRVFTWGPKYSDPDKLKTDMDNLNFKYVTINDPGVKVDESFDTYQEGTKNNFWVKNADGSPYVGYVWPGDSVFPNFLKTDVRDWWAKKHKALFDKGVSGIWNDMNEPAVFGGPGWSMPLDTVYEADDGSKKQNKEIHNIFGHLENEATYKGFKVNKPNVRPFVLTRSAYAGTQRYAAIWTGDNTSNWDHLRMTIPMNSNLGLSGAAFVGNDIGGFAKPTSQDVPTPELFARWIEVGAFVPFSRDHYSWDKEQEPWAFGKEVEDISRKYISLRYELLPYLYNQFKRAQESGQPVQQPLVYHFQHDPNTYNNDDQYMFGDSLMIAPVVNQGATSRSVYLPADAKWVDYWTGEEFEGGQTITKQADLGTLPIYVKQDSIIPRREVQQYTGEKKLTNLILDTYLAGQASYSFYEDDANTEDYTRGEFNVTDFHVERKGNHIEFEQDKQTQNYASDIQFYTLKLHDAKEPNKVQAAENKYGKASSLDELNQQERGYYFDAAAKVLYVKIPANESHKVKID from the coding sequence ATGAAGCCGAAGAAGAAATGGGTGCCATTAATTTTAGCAGGTGCAGTCCTTCTCTCAGGTAATGCTCTTTCCCAGCTTTATTCTCCCCAAACCGCCTATGCGGAAGTACAGCAGCCGGCTCCCGATACGCCTTTGGATAAAAACAAGCTGCAGCAGCCGATGGCCGTGCAAAGCGTCCGGCAGCTAGACAATGGCGTAAAGCTTGATTTGGGCGAAGAAGAAGCTTATATACGTTTGCTCACTTCCGATATGGCCAAGGTGTCGATCTTAAACAAAGGCGAGGAAGAGTTTGTCTCTCCAGGGATTGCTAAGACGGATTGGGGAGCTCCCAAATTCAAAGTGAAGGAAGACGACAAGAGAATCGTCATCACTACCGACAGCTTAACGGTAGACATCAATAAAAGCCCGTTCGGAATCAAATATCTGGATAAGAACGGGAACGTAATTAATGAAGACGACATTAAAGGGTCTGGTTATGAAGACGGAAAGCCATACGTGTTCAAGAAAACGGACAAGACCGAAAACTTTTACGGTTTCGGCGAGCAAACCGGCGGTTTGAACAAACGGGGCTACGATATCGGTATGTGGAACACGGATGCCTACTCCTATACGAAAGAAACGAAATATGTGTATGCCACCATTCCGTTTTTTATCGGTTTAAAGGATCAAAAGGCCTACGGTCTCTTCTTCGATAATACGTACCGTTCTCATTTCAATATGGCTAAGGAAAGCGACGATTACTATTATTATTACGCCGATGGCGGCAAGCTGACCTATTATTTCATCAACGGTCCGGAAATCAAAGATGTTGTTGACCGGTATACCAATCTGACCGGCAAGATCAATCTGCCGCCGGAATGGTCCCTCGGTTTTCAGCAAAGTAAATGGGGTTACTGGCAGGATGACATTGTTCGGGTGGCGAAAACGTTCCGGGAAAAGCAAATTCCCGCTGATGCGATGTACGCGGATATCGATTATATGAATGAATACCGCGTATTTACCTGGGGACCGAAGTATTCCGATCCGGACAAGCTGAAGACTGATATGGACAACCTGAATTTTAAGTATGTTACGATCAACGATCCGGGTGTCAAAGTTGACGAAAGTTTCGATACCTATCAGGAAGGAACCAAGAACAACTTCTGGGTTAAAAATGCCGACGGCAGCCCCTATGTCGGTTATGTATGGCCGGGCGATTCTGTTTTCCCGAACTTCCTGAAAACGGATGTCCGCGACTGGTGGGCGAAAAAGCATAAAGCGCTGTTTGACAAAGGCGTATCCGGCATTTGGAATGACATGAACGAACCGGCCGTATTTGGCGGTCCGGGATGGTCCATGCCGCTGGATACCGTCTATGAGGCCGATGACGGAAGTAAGAAACAGAACAAAGAGATTCATAATATTTTTGGCCATCTGGAAAATGAAGCGACGTATAAAGGATTCAAAGTGAACAAGCCGAACGTTCGCCCGTTCGTGCTTACACGGTCTGCGTATGCGGGAACCCAGCGTTACGCCGCCATCTGGACCGGAGATAATACCAGCAACTGGGATCATCTTCGCATGACGATTCCGATGAACTCGAATCTCGGATTGTCCGGCGCAGCGTTTGTCGGCAACGACATCGGCGGCTTTGCAAAACCGACTTCGCAGGACGTACCGACGCCGGAACTGTTTGCCCGCTGGATTGAGGTCGGTGCCTTTGTGCCTTTCTCCCGCGACCATTACAGCTGGGATAAGGAGCAGGAGCCGTGGGCATTCGGCAAGGAAGTAGAGGACATCAGCCGGAAATACATTTCCTTGCGCTACGAATTGCTGCCTTACCTGTACAACCAGTTCAAACGTGCGCAGGAAAGCGGGCAGCCTGTACAGCAGCCGCTCGTGTACCATTTTCAGCATGACCCAAATACCTATAACAACGATGATCAGTACATGTTCGGCGATTCGCTAATGATCGCACCTGTAGTGAATCAAGGAGCAACGTCCCGCAGCGTTTATCTGCCGGCGGACGCGAAATGGGTCGACTACTGGACTGGCGAAGAGTTTGAAGGCGGCCAAACGATCACGAAGCAAGCCGATCTCGGCACGCTTCCGATCTATGTGAAGCAAGATTCGATCATCCCAAGGCGGGAAGTACAGCAGTACACCGGCGAGAAAAAGCTGACGAATCTGATTCTTGACACTTACCTTGCAGGCCAAGCCTCCTACAGCTTCTATGAAGACGATGCAAATACAGAGGATTACACGAGAGGCGAATTCAACGTTACCGACTTCCATGTGGAGCGGAAAGGAAACCACATTGAATTCGAGCAGGACAAACAGACGCAAAATTACGCATCTGATATCCAGTTCTACACGCTGAAGCTGCATGATGCCAAAGAGCCGAACAAAGTGCAGGCGGCTGAGAACAAATACGGCAAAGCAAGCAGCCTTGACGAACTGAACCAACAAGAAAGAGGTTATTACTTCGATGCGGCAGCGAAAGTTCTGTATGTTAAAATTCCTGCAAACGAAAGCCACAAAGTAAAAATCGATTAA
- a CDS encoding SDR family oxidoreductase yields MSNIKGKVVVITGASSGIGEAAARLLSRHGAHVVLGARRTDRLEALVSEIRSEGGTAEYHALDVTQKEQMDEFIRFANSTFGRVDVIVNNAGVMPLSLLDALKVDEWDRMIDVNIRGVLHGIAAGLPVMKQQGSGQFINIASIGAYSVTPTAAVYCATKYAVRAISEGLRLEVGGDIRVTLISPGVTESELADSISDEEARQAMKEYRRISIPASAIARSILYAMEQPAEVDVNEIIVRPTASVN; encoded by the coding sequence ATGTCAAATATAAAAGGGAAAGTTGTTGTTATTACAGGGGCAAGCAGCGGGATTGGTGAAGCGGCGGCGCGTCTGCTTAGCCGTCATGGAGCCCATGTCGTATTGGGAGCAAGACGGACAGACAGGCTGGAAGCTCTCGTCTCCGAGATCCGTTCCGAAGGAGGTACGGCTGAATATCATGCTCTGGATGTAACCCAAAAGGAGCAGATGGATGAATTCATCCGCTTCGCGAACAGCACATTCGGCCGCGTGGACGTCATCGTAAACAACGCGGGCGTAATGCCTCTCTCACTCCTTGACGCTCTAAAAGTGGATGAATGGGACCGCATGATTGACGTGAACATCCGCGGTGTGCTGCACGGTATTGCGGCTGGACTCCCCGTTATGAAGCAGCAGGGCTCCGGCCAGTTTATTAATATCGCATCCATTGGGGCATACAGCGTAACTCCGACCGCCGCGGTGTACTGCGCCACGAAATACGCCGTACGGGCCATCTCTGAGGGACTGCGTCTGGAGGTTGGCGGCGATATCCGTGTGACTCTGATTTCCCCGGGCGTTACGGAATCCGAGCTTGCCGACAGCATTTCGGATGAGGAAGCCCGCCAGGCCATGAAGGAGTACCGCCGGATTTCCATTCCGGCGTCCGCTATTGCACGTTCCATTCTGTATGCCATGGAGCAGCCTGCCGAGGTTGATGTGAATGAGATTATTGTCAGACCGACCGCCAGCGTGAATTAA
- a CDS encoding Atu4866 domain-containing protein, with translation MEKNISKENASYVGMWVTADGHIRQELLPNGRYDEARGNRQSAYTGSYTLKGNRIDYVDDTGFTADGEFRDGVLYHAGMIFYREEL, from the coding sequence ATGGAAAAAAACATAAGCAAAGAAAATGCATCCTATGTTGGCATGTGGGTTACCGCAGACGGGCATATCCGCCAGGAGCTGCTGCCGAACGGGCGTTATGATGAGGCGCGGGGCAACAGGCAAAGCGCATACACAGGCAGCTATACGCTCAAGGGGAACCGGATCGACTATGTCGACGATACAGGGTTCACCGCCGATGGCGAATTCCGGGACGGTGTGCTCTACCATGCCGGCATGATTTTTTATCGTGAAGAACTATAA